In Dioscorea cayenensis subsp. rotundata cultivar TDr96_F1 chromosome 11, TDr96_F1_v2_PseudoChromosome.rev07_lg8_w22 25.fasta, whole genome shotgun sequence, a single genomic region encodes these proteins:
- the LOC120272330 gene encoding uncharacterized protein LOC120272330, translated as MSMDSLQVDSFPVAHKNFSVNIKGNKTNIVICKYDDNFLVLVTQIGSMGTILHAKKEEGMSVEPNFNISVIFGKRDEPLLVACARQLIEHISNSGSAKPLVLSLGLKDHSPGTLKDIISVVTENFIY; from the exons ATGAGCATGGATTCTCTTCAAGTTGATAGCTTTCCTGTTGCTCATAAGAATTTTTCAGTAAATATTAAG GGGAACAAAACAAACATAGTGATCTGCAAGTATGATGATAATTTTCTG gtATTGGTAACGCAGATAGGATCGATGGGAACTATACTTCATGCTAA GAAAGAGGAGGGGATGTCTGTTGAGCCAAATTTCAATATTTCAGTAATATTCGGCAAGCGAGATGAG CCATTACTTGTTGCATGTGCCCGCCAACTGATCGAGCATATCAG taacTCTGGCTCAGCGAAGCCCTTGGTGTTATCGCTTGGTCTGAAAGACCATTCTCCG gGGACTTTAAAAGATATCATTTCAGTTGTTACGGAGAATTtcatttattga
- the LOC120271525 gene encoding uncharacterized protein LOC120271525, protein MGDDVHEESNVRHNSKSGKVRGYESDYILSSDPRSYEDTNAGSEIEEARRHRSTMQIFDPSKPLEDFSLDLKFKDLKLFKKELVDYSTRKGFEFKYVKNDAVRVRAIYSGKNYTWLILCSWCCGKKALIIVKHYVPQHSCLLGTTKNRKVTPLVIEKRFGEMIFVKLFITPRHLRSMVRREMGVFITQKVCRNAKEKANPGDIPTFQKMYICLTAAREGFLGGCKRIIGVDGYFLKGQLLVVVGRDRNNQIFPIAWAIVQKETIESWTWFFEQLQADLGIGDGLGWSLISDMKKGIIYATNELFPHIEHKMCARHIYAR, encoded by the exons ATGGGCGATGATGTCCATGAGGAGTCTAATGTGAGGCATAATTCTAAATCTGGGAAGGTGAGAGGATATGAAAGTGATTATATTCTATCCTCAGATCCAAGAAGCTATGAGGACACCAATGCAGGCTCAGAGATAGAAGAAGCTAGGAGGCACAGGTCTACCATGCAGATTTTTGATCCATCTAAGCCATTGGAGGATTTTTCCCTTGATCTAAAGTTTAAAGACTTGAAGCTATTTAAGAAGGAACTAGTGGATTACTCAACCAGGAAGGGATTTGAATTCAAGTATGTCAAGAACGATGCAGTCAGAGTTAGGGCTATCTACTCAGGGAAAAATTACACATGGTTGATACTTTGTTCATGGTGTTGTGGGAAAAAGGCCTTAATCATAGTCAAGCACTATGTTCCTCAACACTCTTGCCTACTTGGAACTACAAAGAATAGAAAGGTAACACCACTAGTAATTGAAAAGAGATTTGGTGAGATGATCTTTGTAAAGCTTTTCATCACACCAAGGCATTTGAGATCAATGGTCAGAAGGGAAATGGGGGTCTTCATCACACAAAAAGTTTGTAGAAATGCCAAGG AAAAGGCCAACCCTGGTGATATTCCAACATTTCAGAAGATGTATATATGCCTTACAGCAGCAAGAGAGGGGTTTCTTGGTGGTTGCAAGAGGATTATAGGAGTAGATGGGTATTTTCTGAAAGGTCAATTGCTTGTAGTTGTTGGAAGAGATAGGAACAATCAAATATTCCCAATTGCTTGGGCAATAGTACAGAAGGAGACAATTGAATCATGGACATGGTTTTTTGAACAATTGCAAGCAGATCTTGGCATTGGAGATGGGCTTGGGTGGTCCTTAATCAGTGACATGAAGAAG GGTATAATATATGCAACCAATGAACTTTTCCCTCACATTGAGCATAAGATGTGTGCAAGACACATCTATGCTAGGTAG